From one Negativicutes bacterium genomic stretch:
- a CDS encoding molybdopterin-dependent oxidoreductase: protein MKLRKMWLNINGANRMFLCDPEKDSLADILRRMGLTGVKVGCGTGVCGSCSVVLDGELIRSCVRKIKMVKEYSKVITIEGIGSPTHLHPLQVAWMNCGAVQCGFCTPGFIVSSYALLLKNSNPSRQEVRDWFQQHRNICRCTGYKQLVDAVIAAAKVMRGEAGIEEITFQLPSDNEYYGKPLVRPTALAKVCGLADYGDDQELKMPAESLHAVMVQPRLAHHAKILKIDFEAAEQMPGVVKVITAKELKAAGGSNVMAEGQFHERTTVMVPSRKVLCEDKIYRYGDVVALVVADTKDHARAAAAQVKVELEKLPEYLSYLDAVMPDAMRIHEDTPNIFAMQPVLKGAGLEDATKVAELIDHAAYSVEGSYYSTREPHLSVEGDTVQAYFDEDDNLTFQCKSQGVYSSLGRIGNSLGVPKSKMRVIMNPTGASFGWSTNAGDLVLAGAAAVVTKMPVALSMTYEEHQHFSGKRCPAYSNGRLACDSNGKITAAEFDFGIDHGAYSWGGDDLMTKLPRFAYFPYYVPNVAGLARIANTNHNFGTAYRGYGSPQAYTHSEAMMDMLAAKAGIDPFEFRWRNIAREGQTNTNSYPYRQYPMEAIMKMMKPYYDTAVAEAKAADTAAKRRGVGLSWGGFNVTEGATDKASAAIEIAPNQMFYKYDTYQELGQGGDIGSLMLTLESLKPLGVKPDQIRLIQNDTKECPDSGMSGASRTHFMSGNATRIAAEKLIKAMTKPDGTYRTYEEMIAEGIPTKYEGTYSNTSVAGLCRLDPNTGIGDPNPAYTYCLNLAEVEVDTASGKTTVLRFTVVDDVGKIGNIDAVNGQAYGGISHSIGFALSENYDDVKKHTNPLTSGVPYIKDIPDEIKIIHYERPDEVGPFGSSGASEAYQSAGHVAVLNAIYNACGVRIYEMPALPDKVKAGLDLLAAGGQITPKKYFLGSDLYEELENIKANPVKVGKVDHFVPLGEGAEKFF, encoded by the coding sequence ATGAAGTTACGTAAGATGTGGCTGAATATCAACGGCGCAAATCGGATGTTCCTTTGCGATCCGGAGAAAGATTCTCTTGCTGATATTCTGCGCAGAATGGGTCTCACCGGCGTGAAAGTCGGCTGCGGCACCGGTGTCTGCGGCTCCTGCTCGGTTGTTCTGGACGGTGAACTGATTCGTTCCTGTGTTCGTAAAATCAAAATGGTCAAAGAATACAGCAAAGTCATCACCATTGAAGGAATCGGTAGCCCCACTCATCTGCATCCTCTGCAGGTTGCCTGGATGAATTGCGGCGCGGTGCAGTGCGGTTTCTGCACCCCTGGCTTTATTGTCTCCTCTTATGCTCTCTTATTAAAGAACAGCAATCCCAGCCGGCAGGAAGTGCGCGATTGGTTCCAACAGCACCGCAACATCTGCCGCTGCACCGGTTATAAGCAGTTGGTGGACGCCGTGATCGCCGCTGCCAAAGTGATGCGCGGTGAGGCCGGCATCGAAGAAATAACCTTCCAGTTGCCCAGCGATAACGAATATTACGGCAAACCCCTGGTACGCCCCACTGCTCTGGCAAAAGTCTGCGGCTTAGCCGATTACGGCGATGATCAGGAGTTAAAAATGCCGGCGGAAAGTCTGCATGCCGTGATGGTCCAGCCGCGTTTGGCGCATCACGCTAAAATCTTAAAAATAGATTTTGAGGCAGCCGAGCAAATGCCCGGCGTCGTTAAGGTTATCACCGCCAAAGAGTTAAAAGCCGCCGGCGGTTCCAACGTCATGGCGGAAGGTCAGTTTCATGAGCGTACTACCGTTATGGTGCCCAGCCGCAAAGTTTTGTGTGAAGACAAAATCTATCGCTATGGCGATGTCGTGGCTCTGGTCGTGGCCGATACCAAAGATCATGCCCGCGCCGCCGCCGCTCAAGTAAAGGTTGAATTGGAAAAACTACCGGAATATTTGAGTTATCTCGATGCCGTCATGCCGGATGCCATGCGTATTCATGAGGATACGCCGAATATATTCGCCATGCAGCCCGTGCTCAAAGGGGCCGGCCTGGAGGATGCCACAAAAGTAGCCGAGCTGATTGATCATGCCGCTTACAGCGTGGAAGGCAGCTACTATTCCACCCGGGAACCTCATCTTTCCGTGGAAGGCGATACCGTTCAAGCTTACTTTGATGAAGATGACAACCTTACTTTCCAGTGCAAATCCCAGGGTGTTTATTCTTCCCTCGGCCGCATCGGTAATTCGCTCGGCGTACCCAAGTCGAAAATGCGGGTAATCATGAATCCGACCGGCGCCTCTTTTGGCTGGTCCACCAACGCCGGTGATCTGGTCTTGGCGGGTGCTGCCGCGGTGGTCACCAAAATGCCGGTTGCACTCTCCATGACTTATGAAGAACATCAGCATTTCAGCGGCAAACGCTGCCCCGCTTACTCCAACGGCCGCCTTGCCTGCGACAGCAACGGTAAAATCACGGCTGCCGAATTCGATTTTGGTATTGATCACGGCGCTTACTCCTGGGGCGGTGATGACTTGATGACCAAGCTGCCGCGTTTCGCTTATTTCCCCTATTATGTGCCCAATGTTGCGGGATTGGCGCGGATTGCCAACACCAATCATAATTTTGGCACCGCTTACCGCGGTTATGGTTCGCCTCAGGCCTACACACATTCCGAAGCGATGATGGATATGCTGGCTGCCAAAGCCGGTATTGATCCTTTTGAATTCCGCTGGCGCAACATTGCCCGCGAAGGTCAGACCAATACCAACAGTTATCCCTATCGGCAATATCCCATGGAAGCCATTATGAAAATGATGAAGCCTTACTACGACACAGCGGTGGCGGAAGCCAAAGCGGCCGACACAGCGGCCAAACGCCGCGGCGTTGGTTTATCCTGGGGTGGTTTCAATGTGACCGAAGGCGCTACCGACAAAGCCTCCGCCGCCATTGAAATCGCGCCGAATCAGATGTTCTATAAATACGACACCTATCAGGAATTGGGTCAGGGCGGCGATATCGGCTCCCTGATGCTGACGCTGGAATCTCTGAAACCGCTGGGCGTCAAGCCGGATCAAATCCGCTTGATTCAGAATGATACCAAAGAATGCCCCGACAGCGGCATGTCCGGCGCCAGCCGCACCCACTTCATGAGCGGCAATGCGACCCGGATCGCCGCCGAAAAACTGATCAAAGCCATGACCAAGCCGGACGGCACTTACCGCACCTACGAGGAAATGATTGCGGAAGGCATTCCCACCAAATACGAAGGCACCTACTCCAATACAAGCGTTGCCGGTCTCTGCCGTCTGGATCCCAATACCGGCATAGGGGATCCCAATCCGGCCTATACTTACTGCTTGAACCTGGCGGAAGTAGAAGTGGATACCGCCAGCGGCAAGACGACCGTTCTGCGTTTCACGGTTGTCGATGATGTCGGTAAAATCGGTAATATCGATGCGGTCAACGGACAGGCTTACGGCGGCATTTCTCATTCAATTGGCTTTGCCTTAAGCGAAAATTACGATGATGTGAAAAAACACACCAATCCCCTGACCAGCGGCGTGCCTTATATCAAGGATATCCCGGACGAGATCAAAATCATCCATTATGAACGTCCCGATGAAGTCGGACCTTTCGGCTCTTCCGGCGCATCCGAGGCTTATCAATCCGCCGGTCATGTTGCGGTCCTGAACGCCATCTATAACGCCTGCGGCGTTCGCATTTATGAAATGCCCGCTTTGCCTGACAAAGTCAAAGCCGGCCTCGACCTCTTAGCCGCCGGCGGCCAAATTACACCCAAAAAATACTTTCTCGGCTCCGATCTTTATGAAGAATTGGAAAACATCAAGGCCAATCCCGTTAAAGTCGGGAAAGTCGATCACTTTGTACCGCTTGGCGAGGGAGCCGAAAAATTCTTCTAG
- a CDS encoding pentapeptide repeat-containing protein, translating to MRLLKPILLPELSRLLPLTEALTKACLSEEALTDAFFFQEDWPKNLFHQMNVQGCHFKKCNFSAVSLRKASFLNVIFENCDFSNARWPECRFERVEFRNCKLLGADLTAGLWRHVLMQEVNGDYANFTEGDIQTLLFSHCEFSNASISDCTWKSLQFQHCNLTGCELLHTALKGLDLRSCQLSGVKLAGPELQGAIVTSLQAVELARFLGIVIEDNLSKLPPRQLPGTVRPHDSSE from the coding sequence ACCAAAGCCTGTCTCAGTGAAGAAGCTCTGACGGATGCTTTCTTTTTTCAGGAAGACTGGCCGAAAAACCTTTTTCATCAGATGAATGTGCAGGGCTGTCATTTTAAAAAGTGCAATTTTTCGGCTGTCTCGTTGCGAAAAGCATCTTTCCTGAATGTTATTTTTGAAAATTGTGATTTTTCCAATGCACGTTGGCCGGAATGCCGTTTTGAGCGGGTAGAATTCCGCAATTGCAAATTGCTGGGTGCCGATTTGACCGCCGGTCTTTGGCGGCACGTTTTAATGCAGGAAGTCAACGGGGACTACGCCAATTTCACAGAAGGTGATATTCAGACTCTCCTCTTCAGCCACTGTGAGTTTTCCAACGCTTCCATCAGCGACTGCACCTGGAAATCGCTGCAGTTTCAGCATTGTAACCTCACCGGCTGTGAGCTGCTGCACACTGCCTTAAAGGGACTCGATTTACGCAGCTGTCAGTTATCCGGCGTAAAGCTGGCTGGTCCGGAGTTACAGGGAGCCATCGTAACTTCTTTGCAGGCAGTCGAACTGGCACGTTTCTTAGGCATTGTGATCGAGGATAACCTCAGTAAGCTGCCGCCACGACAGTTGCCGGGTACGGTCCGGCCGCACGACAGCAGCGAATAA